One segment of Salvia splendens isolate huo1 chromosome 20, SspV2, whole genome shotgun sequence DNA contains the following:
- the LOC121781488 gene encoding E3 SUMO-protein ligase RanBP2-like: MLRNKNETQFTSNSNSKTLVNSNSKSETCASFPQRLFLSNLPSLSPLPETAATAGPPAISPCFPSLLLSSRSPSPSRSPSPPAPPPAGNCRCCRRAAAAAAPAAVAVVAREKLRGVEKEPRSVVVCRISPPPPAAVAAADPALLLLLTGQKLQPGSLGRGGLQKQLASYIGLPALMNKMRNELHKREF; encoded by the exons ATgctaagaaataaaaatgaaacccAATTCACTTCAAATTCAAACTCTAAAACCCTAgttaattcaaattcaaagtctGAAACTTGCGCCTCCTTCCCCCAACGCCTCTTTCTCTCAAATCTCCCTTCTCTCTCGCCTCTGCCGGAAACGGCTGCCACTGCCGGCCCGCCGGCCATCTCTCCCTGCTTCCCTTCTCTCCTTCTTTCCTCTCggtctccctctccctctcggTCTCCCTCTCCGCCAGCACCGCCGCCGGCTGGAAACTGCCGCTGCTGTCGACGGGcggccgccgccgctgcgccggccgccgtcgccgtcgtcgcTCGGGAG AAATTAAGAGGAGTTGAAAAGGAGCCAAGAAGTGTCGTTGTTTGCCGTATTTCGCCACCACCGCCGgctgccgtcgccgccgccgacCCGGCGCTGCTGCTGTTACTGACAGGACAGAAACTCCAGCCAGG GAGCTTGGGAAGGGGTGGACTGCAGAAGCAACTAGCTTCCTATATTGGACTCCCGGCCCTGATGAATAAAATGA GGAATGAGCTTCATAAAAGGGAATTTTAA
- the LOC121782351 gene encoding uncharacterized protein LOC121782351: MDYINMGTGFTTMRRETPIEAIMNLKLSCSDNISSYMAVISCLKSKALSILMQLCEAESVSYPDDVASNTATQDMAKSAGLEVLALLKKAWYRFKTIKCSLRGKLPNGQWSLRQSSWQMPSQMLQIISHSS, encoded by the exons ATGGATTACATTAACATGGGGACTGGTTTTACAACCATGAGAAGAGAAACTCCCATAGAG GCCATCATGAACTTAAAGTTATCGTGCTCAGACAATATTTCCTCATACATGGCTGTTATCTCCTGCCTAAAATCTAAAGCTTTATCTATT CTTATGCAACTCTGTGAAGCTGAAAGTGTATCATACCCGGATGACGTGGCCAGCAACACAGCAACTCAGGATATGGCAAAGTCAGCTGGACTCGAG gTTCTTGCATTGCTGAAAAAAGCTTGGTATAGATTCAAGACAATTAAATGCTCCCTCCGAGGCAAGTTACCGAACGGGCAATGGAGCTTAAGACAAAGCTCTTGGCAGATGCCGTCTCAAATGCTTCAAATTATCAGTCATTCATCATGA